A portion of the Candidatus Woesearchaeota archaeon genome contains these proteins:
- a CDS encoding 30S ribosomal protein S10, which yields MQKARIKLTSSNIDRINEVSKSIKDISDKTGVQIRGPIPLPTKKLKITTRKTPCGEGKASWERYEMRIHKRLIDLGLDERALRLVMRVPIPDGLKIEIEMLD from the coding sequence ATGCAAAAAGCACGTATAAAATTAACATCAAGTAACATTGATCGAATCAATGAAGTATCTAAAAGCATAAAAGATATTTCAGATAAAACAGGAGTTCAAATACGTGGTCCGATACCGCTTCCTACAAAGAAACTTAAGATTACAACAAGAAAAACACCTTGTGGTGAAGGAAAGGCTTCATGGGAACGTTATGAGATGAGAATTCATAAAAGACTGATTGATCTTGGTCTGGATGAACGTGCGTTAAGACTTGTTATGAGAGTTCCAATTCCTGATGGATTAAAAATTGAAATTGAAATGCTCGATTAA
- the tuf gene encoding translation elongation factor EF-1 subunit alpha: protein MAKDKTHMNVVFIGHVDHGKSTTVGRLMFDSGTIDEQAMRKLKEKAAELGKSGFEFAFVMDGLKEERERGVTIDLAHKRFETDKYEYTIIDAPGHKDFIKNMITGTSQADAAVVVVAANDGVMAQTKEHIFLSKTLGVGQVMIAVNKMDIKGVEYSEARFNEVKEQVSKLLQMVGYKPDTVKFLPIASLVGDNIIKKSENMPWYTGPTLLEALDQLEKPDKPTQLPLRLPLQDVYNITGIGVVPVGKVETGIMKVGDKIIAVPGREGKGVLGEVKSIEMHHDQMQQAEPGDNIGFSVRGLGKKDATRGDVLGHVSSPPTVASEFTAQIVVLNHPSVMTVGYTPVFHIHTAQVACRIVAIEKKLNPTTGEVLEENPDFIRNGDAAIIKIKPVQALCIERQKDIPQMSRFAIRDSGQTVAAGMCIDLVEKKMQQ from the coding sequence ATGGCAAAAGATAAAACCCACATGAATGTTGTCTTTATTGGACACGTAGATCACGGTAAGAGTACAACTGTTGGTAGACTAATGTTCGATTCAGGAACAATTGATGAACAAGCAATGAGAAAATTAAAAGAGAAAGCAGCAGAACTTGGAAAATCTGGTTTCGAATTCGCTTTCGTAATGGATGGTTTAAAAGAAGAAAGAGAGCGAGGAGTAACAATTGACCTAGCTCACAAAAGATTTGAAACTGATAAATACGAATACACGATTATCGATGCTCCAGGGCACAAGGATTTTATTAAAAATATGATTACTGGAACATCTCAAGCAGATGCAGCAGTAGTAGTAGTTGCTGCTAATGATGGAGTAATGGCTCAAACAAAAGAGCATATCTTTTTATCCAAAACATTAGGTGTTGGTCAAGTTATGATTGCAGTTAATAAGATGGATATTAAAGGAGTAGAGTATAGTGAAGCAAGATTTAATGAAGTAAAAGAACAAGTATCAAAATTACTTCAAATGGTTGGGTACAAACCTGATACAGTAAAATTCTTGCCTATTGCTTCTTTAGTTGGAGACAATATTATTAAGAAAAGTGAAAATATGCCTTGGTATACAGGACCTACACTTCTAGAAGCATTAGATCAACTAGAAAAACCTGATAAACCTACACAATTACCATTAAGACTGCCTTTACAAGATGTTTATAACATTACAGGTATTGGAGTAGTTCCAGTGGGAAAAGTAGAAACAGGAATTATGAAAGTTGGTGATAAAATTATTGCTGTACCTGGACGAGAAGGTAAAGGAGTTCTTGGTGAAGTAAAAAGTATTGAGATGCATCACGATCAGATGCAACAAGCTGAACCAGGAGACAATATTGGATTCTCAGTAAGAGGACTTGGTAAAAAAGACGCAACAAGAGGAGATGTATTAGGTCATGTATCTAGTCCACCAACAGTAGCATCTGAGTTTACTGCACAAATCGTTGTATTGAACCATCCAAGTGTAATGACTGTAGGATATACACCAGTATTCCACATTCACACAGCACAAGTTGCTTGTAGAATCGTTGCAATTGAGAAAAAACTAAATCCAACAACTGGAGAAGTTTTAGAAGAAAATCCTGACTTTATTAGAAATGGAGATGCAGCGATTATCAAGATCAAACCTGTACAGGCACTATGTATTGAGCGACAAAAAGACATTCCTCAGATGAGTAGGTTTGCTATTCGTGACTCAGGACAAACAGTTGCAGCAGGAATGTGTATTGATCTTGTTGAAAAGAAAATGCAACAATAA
- a CDS encoding elongation factor EF-2 — protein MAKMSERVLDAMKFPKLIRNIAICAHIDHGKTTFSDNLLAGAGMMSEDLAGKARVTDFHDDEQERGITIDSASVSMVHKMGDDNYLINLIDTPGHVDFGGDVTRAMRAVDGAIVLACAVEGVMPQTETVLRQALKERVKPILFINKVDRLIKEVKLTPEAMQDRFIKIINQVNGLIKKIAEQEYGEKWQNNVLDGSVCFGSAFHNWGLSIPYMKKHEVSFKDIIDAYENDTWKDLKKVAPIHQVILDAVVEHLPNPIVAQNYRIPKIWHGDLESEDGKSLMVCNPDGPAFFVVTKIVVDPQAGEISTGRLFSGTLNRGDTMYMSKAQQNMRLQQVFVMNGAKREIVDHVPAGNIVAVGGLKSRPGETVSSVECEPFEQISHIFDPVVTKSVEAKKPADLPKLIEVLHIVGKEDPSIHIEINEETGEHLMSGMGELHLEVIENRIRKDKGIDIQTSPPIVVYRECILKPSTEEAEGKSPNKHNKLYFRVEPLEPAIVEAIQKGEIRSGRVRAKKDEEIGKKFVELGYDTKISKGVRDIFDGNVFIDATRGIVHIGEIMELVLDMFESVMKTGPVANEPCLKVKIRLMDCKLHEDAIHRGPAQLYPAVREGIRAAMALASPVLFEPVQTLQFEAPTEYMGEISKLISNKRGQLLDMTQEGDSVTVLGKLPVADMFGLSNDLRSATGGRGNYSLVEQAFERLPGELQDKVAKQIRQRKGLKD, from the coding sequence ATGGCTAAAATGAGTGAACGTGTTTTAGACGCGATGAAGTTTCCTAAATTAATTAGAAACATTGCAATTTGTGCTCACATCGATCATGGAAAAACAACTTTCTCAGATAATTTACTTGCAGGTGCAGGTATGATGAGTGAAGATCTTGCAGGAAAAGCAAGAGTTACTGACTTTCATGACGACGAACAAGAACGAGGAATCACAATTGATTCAGCATCAGTATCTATGGTTCACAAGATGGGCGATGATAATTATTTAATTAATTTAATTGACACTCCTGGACACGTAGATTTTGGTGGTGACGTTACTCGAGCTATGAGGGCAGTTGATGGTGCGATTGTACTTGCTTGTGCAGTAGAGGGTGTAATGCCACAAACTGAAACAGTTCTTAGACAAGCACTAAAAGAAAGAGTTAAACCAATTTTATTTATTAATAAAGTAGATCGATTAATCAAAGAAGTAAAATTAACTCCTGAAGCTATGCAAGATAGATTCATAAAAATAATTAATCAAGTAAATGGACTTATTAAAAAAATTGCTGAGCAAGAATACGGTGAGAAATGGCAAAACAATGTTTTAGATGGAAGTGTTTGTTTTGGAAGTGCATTTCATAATTGGGGATTATCTATTCCTTACATGAAGAAACATGAAGTAAGTTTTAAAGACATTATTGATGCTTATGAGAATGATACCTGGAAAGATTTGAAAAAAGTAGCTCCAATTCACCAAGTAATTCTTGATGCAGTAGTTGAACATTTACCAAATCCAATTGTTGCGCAAAATTATAGAATCCCAAAAATTTGGCACGGAGATTTAGAATCTGAAGATGGAAAATCATTGATGGTTTGTAATCCTGATGGGCCTGCATTTTTTGTAGTTACAAAAATTGTAGTAGATCCACAAGCAGGAGAAATTTCTACTGGAAGACTATTTTCGGGAACGCTAAATCGTGGCGATACAATGTATATGAGTAAAGCTCAACAAAATATGAGATTACAACAAGTATTTGTTATGAATGGCGCAAAAAGAGAGATTGTAGATCACGTACCTGCAGGAAACATTGTTGCAGTTGGTGGTTTGAAAAGTCGTCCTGGAGAAACAGTATCTTCAGTGGAATGCGAACCATTTGAACAGATCTCACACATATTTGATCCGGTTGTTACAAAATCAGTAGAAGCAAAAAAACCTGCTGATTTACCAAAACTAATCGAAGTTTTACACATTGTAGGAAAAGAAGATCCAAGTATTCACATTGAAATTAATGAAGAAACTGGAGAGCATTTAATGAGTGGAATGGGAGAATTACATTTAGAAGTAATCGAAAATAGAATTAGAAAAGATAAAGGAATTGATATTCAAACTTCTCCACCAATTGTTGTATATAGAGAATGTATTTTGAAACCAAGCACAGAAGAAGCTGAAGGAAAATCTCCTAACAAACACAACAAATTATATTTTAGAGTTGAACCACTAGAGCCTGCTATTGTTGAAGCAATTCAAAAAGGTGAAATTAGATCTGGTAGGGTTAGAGCTAAAAAAGATGAAGAAATTGGAAAAAAATTCGTGGAACTTGGTTATGACACAAAAATTTCTAAAGGTGTAAGAGATATATTTGATGGGAATGTTTTTATTGATGCAACAAGGGGAATAGTTCACATTGGAGAAATTATGGAACTTGTACTTGATATGTTTGAATCAGTAATGAAAACAGGACCTGTTGCAAATGAACCTTGCTTAAAAGTAAAGATAAGATTAATGGACTGTAAATTACATGAAGATGCAATTCACAGAGGTCCAGCACAGCTTTATCCTGCAGTAAGAGAGGGTATTAGAGCAGCTATGGCGCTTGCAAGTCCAGTATTATTTGAACCAGTACAAACATTACAATTTGAAGCACCTACTGAATACATGGGTGAGATTAGTAAATTAATCAGCAACAAACGAGGACAATTATTAGATATGACTCAAGAAGGAGATTCAGTAACTGTTCTTGGAAAATTACCTGTAGCTGACATGTTTGGGCTAAGTAATGATTTAAGAAGTGCAACTGGTGGTCGAGGAAACTACTCTTTAGTTGAGCAAGCATTCGAAAGATTACCTGGAGAACTTCAAGATAAAGTTGCAAAACAGATTCGACAAAGAAAAGGACTTAAAGATTAA
- the ndk gene encoding nucleoside-diphosphate kinase, producing the protein MFMIERTFIALKPDTVQRGLIGEIISRFEKTGLKVVGMKMVWVTKELSKKHYKAHVEKPFYPGLEAMITEGPVIAMVLEGVHSIELVRKLVGSTEPKSAAPGTIRGDYSHISYSQADSKGIAMKNIVHASGNNEEAEYEINLWFSAEELHTYETVNEKHVF; encoded by the coding sequence ATTTTTATGATAGAAAGAACATTTATTGCTCTAAAACCTGACACTGTTCAGAGAGGACTCATCGGTGAGATTATATCTCGATTCGAAAAAACTGGCCTTAAAGTTGTCGGTATGAAAATGGTTTGGGTTACAAAAGAGCTTTCGAAAAAACATTACAAAGCTCATGTAGAAAAACCATTCTATCCTGGTTTAGAAGCAATGATTACTGAAGGTCCAGTTATTGCAATGGTTCTTGAAGGAGTTCATTCAATTGAACTTGTAAGAAAACTTGTTGGAAGTACTGAACCTAAAAGTGCAGCACCTGGAACTATCCGAGGGGATTATTCTCATATTAGTTATTCTCAAGCAGATAGTAAAGGAATTGCAATGAAAAATATCGTGCATGCTTCAGGAAACAATGAAGAGGCAGAATATGAAATTAATTTGTGGTTTTCCGCAGAAGAATTACATACATATGAAACAGTAAATGAAAAACATGTGTTTTAA
- a CDS encoding 30S ribosomal protein S28e — protein MAKIDTKSRKDSKGRDAGKGGINFTFAVPARVEEIIGRTGTRGEAIQVRCKVLSGRDQNKILRRNVKGPVQLNDVLMLRETEIEARPLQSRRK, from the coding sequence ATGGCTAAAATCGATACAAAATCAAGAAAAGATTCAAAGGGAAGAGATGCAGGTAAGGGCGGAATTAACTTTACGTTTGCAGTTCCTGCTAGAGTTGAAGAAATTATCGGCAGAACAGGAACTCGAGGGGAAGCAATTCAAGTACGATGTAAAGTACTTTCTGGAAGAGATCAAAACAAAATTCTTAGAAGAAATGTTAAAGGTCCTGTACAGTTAAATGATGTCTTAATGCTGCGAGAAACTGAGATTGAGGCAAGACCTCTTCAAAGTAGACGTAAGTAG
- a CDS encoding 50S ribosomal protein L7ae yields MVGQEVSKEIMEKVYEIVEIAKKTGKVKKGSNEVTKILEKGKAKLVAIASDVSPAEIVMHLPVLSKEKEVPCIQVGTREELGAASGLAIPTSAVVVVNEGDAEKSLKQLLAELAK; encoded by the coding sequence ATGGTAGGTCAAGAAGTTAGTAAAGAAATTATGGAAAAAGTTTATGAAATAGTTGAAATTGCAAAAAAAACCGGTAAAGTAAAAAAAGGTTCAAATGAAGTAACCAAAATTCTCGAAAAAGGAAAAGCAAAACTAGTAGCAATAGCTAGTGATGTAAGTCCAGCTGAGATTGTAATGCATCTTCCTGTTCTTTCAAAAGAAAAAGAAGTGCCTTGTATTCAAGTAGGAACTAGAGAAGAATTAGGTGCTGCGTCAGGACTTGCAATACCGACCAGTGCGGTAGTAGTAGTTAATGAAGGAGATGCAGAAAAGTCATTGAAACAATTACTTGCAGAACTTGCAAAATAA
- a CDS encoding DedA family protein has translation MNKTEMMLFSFVVIAIFTLGGLFFYEYRSVSLQLVSTYGLIAMFFLVVIIDGFLQPIPPDVFVFGVAISGANFFAVVFVAAFASCVGGFIGYQIGKQIGKRKFKKWFGKEHLANGKVLFDKYGAWALIIGAITPIPYSPLCWVLGIYRMNLKLFVFTSFLGRFTRFLIVGLIGIAI, from the coding sequence ATGAATAAAACAGAAATGATGCTTTTTAGTTTTGTAGTTATAGCAATATTTACGCTAGGCGGATTATTTTTTTATGAATATAGATCAGTTTCTTTGCAATTAGTTAGCACATATGGTTTAATTGCTATGTTTTTTTTAGTAGTAATAATTGATGGTTTTTTACAACCCATACCTCCTGACGTATTTGTTTTTGGAGTTGCAATAAGTGGCGCAAATTTCTTTGCAGTTGTTTTTGTTGCAGCTTTTGCTAGTTGTGTTGGTGGATTTATTGGTTATCAAATAGGAAAACAAATTGGAAAAAGAAAATTTAAAAAATGGTTTGGTAAAGAACATTTGGCAAATGGGAAAGTATTATTTGATAAGTATGGTGCTTGGGCACTTATTATTGGTGCAATAACTCCAATACCTTATAGTCCATTATGTTGGGTTTTAGGAATTTATAGAATGAATTTGAAATTATTTGTGTTTACTAGTTTTTTGGGTAGATTTACTCGATTTTTAATTGTTGGATTAATTGGAATTGCAATATAA
- the uppS gene encoding di-trans,poly-cis-decaprenylcistransferase → MFKPRLKPEKMPKHVALTASGHLGWASKNEVDIQTTFKYVFAKLNEIIELQLKYEIPLTTVYLLTSKVSDSEYFTEIIDSLVEQFNVLAHNELVHDNKIKISILGKWYNLPNRVVDPIKKIIDETKDYDHFFLNLCINYDGKEEIVDSCKMISRKILADKIDIDAINEEAIKDNLYSSYFLPPDLIIKTGRSKQLGTFLLWDSPNAIIDFTDIFWIDFTEKDFVESIKYYQNNSR, encoded by the coding sequence ATGTTTAAACCAAGATTAAAACCAGAAAAAATGCCAAAACACGTAGCATTAACTGCTAGTGGACATTTAGGGTGGGCTTCCAAAAATGAAGTTGATATACAAACTACATTCAAATATGTGTTTGCCAAATTAAATGAAATAATTGAACTTCAACTAAAATATGAAATTCCACTCACCACCGTTTATTTATTAACAAGTAAAGTATCAGATTCAGAATATTTTACTGAAATAATTGATTCTTTGGTTGAACAGTTTAATGTTTTGGCCCATAATGAATTGGTTCATGATAATAAAATTAAAATTTCAATACTGGGTAAATGGTATAACCTTCCAAATCGAGTTGTTGATCCTATAAAAAAAATTATTGATGAAACAAAAGATTATGATCATTTTTTTCTAAATTTGTGCATAAATTATGATGGGAAAGAAGAAATTGTTGATAGTTGTAAAATGATTTCTAGAAAAATTCTTGCAGATAAAATTGATATTGATGCAATAAATGAAGAAGCAATAAAAGATAATCTATATTCTTCATATTTTCTTCCGCCTGATTTGATAATTAAAACTGGCAGGAGTAAACAATTAGGTACATTTCTTCTGTGGGATAGTCCTAATGCAATTATAGATTTTACTGATATTTTTTGGATAGATTTTACTGAAAAAGATTTTGTTGAATCTATAAAATATTATCAAAATAATTCTAGATAA
- a CDS encoding prepilin peptidase gives MIFEVFAYSLIFLALIVGSYSDFKIREVADWISYGLVFAGLGLRIIFSLITSNPWFIYEGLIGFTVLLAFALIMFYTGQWGGGDSKILIAMGAVIGIKLTTTTFLIGFFINLVIFGAIYGFGYSLYLVYKHKDRFKEAFIQIIKDQKIEQIIFGGVALLVGITAFLVPKEYLIGLIGISILIITSYFAIAYLKAVELSAMIKEVSPEKLTEGDWIVDDVIVNKKIICGPKDLGIEQHQIDTLIALKKKKKINLITIKEGIPFIPSFLLAFISTYFWGNWLFIYLQIL, from the coding sequence ATGATATTTGAAGTGTTTGCATATTCTTTAATATTTCTAGCTTTAATAGTTGGAAGTTATTCTGATTTCAAAATTCGCGAAGTTGCAGATTGGATAAGCTATGGCCTTGTCTTTGCAGGATTAGGTTTAAGAATTATTTTTTCACTTATAACTTCCAATCCTTGGTTTATTTATGAAGGACTAATTGGATTCACAGTATTACTTGCATTCGCACTCATCATGTTTTATACAGGCCAATGGGGTGGAGGAGATAGCAAAATATTAATTGCAATGGGCGCAGTTATTGGAATCAAATTAACAACCACAACATTCTTAATTGGTTTTTTCATCAACTTAGTTATTTTCGGAGCAATTTATGGATTTGGTTATTCTCTTTACTTAGTTTACAAACATAAAGACAGATTTAAAGAAGCATTTATTCAAATAATAAAAGATCAAAAAATAGAACAAATAATTTTTGGAGGAGTAGCACTTCTCGTCGGAATAACTGCATTTTTAGTACCAAAAGAATACTTAATCGGACTCATTGGAATTTCCATTCTAATTATCACATCTTACTTTGCAATAGCATATCTTAAAGCAGTAGAATTAAGCGCAATGATAAAAGAAGTTAGTCCGGAAAAACTAACAGAAGGAGATTGGATTGTTGATGATGTAATTGTTAATAAAAAAATAATTTGCGGACCTAAAGATTTAGGAATTGAACAACACCAAATAGATACGTTAATTGCATTAAAGAAAAAAAAGAAAATAAATTTAATTACAATAAAAGAAGGAATTCCATTCATTCCAAGTTTTTTATTAGCATTTATTTCAACATATTTTTGGGGTAATTGGTTATTTATTTATTTACAAATTTTATAA
- a CDS encoding DUF1931 domain-containing protein, with amino-acid sequence MAKDVPFGFACASKHGENLIVKAKIKEAAKGANVAGDLAETLNCYAHCLLKAACERAEGNQRKTVMAKDL; translated from the coding sequence ATGGCAAAAGACGTTCCTTTTGGATTTGCTTGTGCAAGCAAACACGGAGAGAACTTAATTGTTAAAGCAAAAATTAAAGAAGCTGCAAAAGGCGCTAATGTTGCAGGAGATCTTGCTGAAACATTAAATTGTTACGCACATTGTTTACTTAAAGCTGCTTGCGAAAGAGCTGAAGGAAATCAAAGAAAAACAGTTATGGCAAAAGATTTATAA
- a CDS encoding thermosome subunit has protein sequence MSGKEIQPIFILPEGTQRSTGRNAQRTNIMAAKLVGETVRTTLGPKGMDKMIVDSLGDVIITNDGVTILEEMQIEHPAAKMLVEVAKTQEAEVGDGTTTVVVLAGELLKRAEDLLEQDIHPTVIAKGYRMAAEKANQILETIAEPISRSDTQTLKQIAMTAMVGKGAESSKEKLADLIVHAVDNITEENNNEIVIDANNIKLEKKVGGAVDDTELIQGIVLDKEKVHPEMPCSVENAKIALVDSSLEIKNTEIDAKIQITDPNQLQAFLDMEEKMLRDMVDNVANSGANVLLCQKGVDDLAQHFLAKKGIYTVRRVKKSDMEKLSRATGAKIVSKLSELKESDLGNAGIVEEKKVGNEEMTFIKECKKAKSVTILIKGGTEHVIAEVKRAVEDAIGDVAAALRVGKIVAGAASSEVEVAKELRKFAESLSGREQLAVGAFATALEIIPRTLAENAGLDPIDVLTNLKSAHDSGKKWAGIDVFSGKVIDAKAEGIIEPLKIKSQAVSSASEVAIMILRIDDVIAGSASGPGPGGPPMMPPGMGGMPDM, from the coding sequence ATGTCAGGAAAAGAAATACAACCAATTTTTATTCTTCCAGAGGGAACTCAAAGGAGTACAGGAAGAAACGCTCAAAGAACAAATATCATGGCAGCTAAATTAGTTGGCGAAACAGTTAGAACCACTCTAGGTCCAAAAGGAATGGATAAGATGATTGTTGATAGTCTTGGAGATGTAATTATCACTAATGATGGAGTTACAATTCTAGAAGAAATGCAAATTGAACATCCCGCAGCAAAAATGCTTGTTGAAGTTGCAAAAACTCAAGAAGCAGAAGTTGGTGATGGAACGACCACAGTAGTTGTTCTTGCAGGCGAACTTTTAAAACGTGCAGAAGATTTACTCGAACAAGATATTCATCCAACAGTTATTGCTAAAGGATATAGAATGGCTGCAGAAAAAGCAAATCAAATTCTTGAGACAATTGCAGAACCAATTTCCAGATCTGATACTCAAACACTAAAACAAATTGCGATGACTGCAATGGTTGGTAAAGGTGCTGAAAGTTCTAAAGAAAAACTTGCAGATTTAATTGTTCACGCAGTTGACAATATTACTGAAGAAAATAATAACGAAATAGTTATTGATGCTAACAATATAAAACTTGAAAAGAAAGTAGGCGGAGCAGTTGATGATACAGAACTAATTCAAGGAATTGTTCTTGATAAAGAAAAAGTTCATCCTGAAATGCCTTGCAGTGTAGAAAATGCAAAAATTGCATTAGTTGATTCTTCTCTTGAAATAAAAAATACTGAAATCGACGCTAAAATTCAAATTACAGATCCAAATCAATTACAAGCTTTTTTGGATATGGAAGAAAAAATGCTAAGAGACATGGTAGATAATGTTGCAAATAGTGGTGCAAATGTACTTTTATGTCAAAAAGGAGTTGATGATTTAGCTCAACATTTTTTAGCAAAAAAAGGAATTTATACAGTAAGACGAGTTAAAAAAAGTGATATGGAAAAATTAAGTCGTGCAACTGGTGCTAAAATTGTCAGCAAACTATCTGAATTAAAAGAATCAGATCTTGGTAACGCAGGAATTGTTGAAGAGAAAAAAGTAGGCAATGAAGAAATGACATTCATTAAAGAATGTAAAAAAGCAAAATCAGTTACTATTTTAATTAAAGGCGGAACTGAACATGTAATTGCAGAAGTTAAACGCGCAGTTGAAGATGCGATAGGAGACGTTGCAGCAGCATTAAGAGTTGGAAAAATTGTTGCAGGCGCAGCATCATCAGAAGTTGAAGTTGCAAAAGAATTACGAAAATTTGCTGAAAGTCTTAGTGGTCGCGAACAATTAGCAGTAGGTGCATTTGCAACTGCTCTTGAGATTATTCCAAGAACTCTTGCAGAAAATGCAGGTCTTGATCCGATTGATGTGTTAACTAATCTTAAATCAGCACATGATAGCGGCAAAAAATGGGCAGGCATTGATGTTTTCTCAGGAAAAGTAATTGATGCTAAAGCTGAAGGAATAATTGAACCTTTAAAAATTAAAAGTCAAGCAGTTAGTAGTGCTAGCGAAGTTGCAATAATGATTCTTAGAATTGATGATGTGATTGCAGGCAGCGCAAGTGGTCCTGGTCCAGGAGGTCCTCCAATGATGCCTCCAGGAATGGGTGGAATGCCTGACATGTAA